In the genome of Pontibacter actiniarum, the window CGGAGGCAGCCAGCAGGCGGCACAGGTCCGGGGTAAATGTTTTTTCAAAGCGGATATTGCCCCACCAGCTGATTTTCACACCGCGGCGGATGAGCTCAATGGCCATGTCGCGGAGTGGGGCAGGGGGAGCGGCCTCATCAACAAAGTGGAAGCCTGCTTGCCCGGTTTGGGCTATTATCTGCTCAATGCGGTCTACCAGGAGCGTTGCCGGTGCCACATCGTAGCGGTTTATATAGTCGAGGGTGATGTCGCAGAAGGAGCAGCGTTTCCAGTAGCAGCCGTGGGCAATGGTCAGCTTGTTCCAGCGGCCATCGCTCCAGAGGCGGTGCATGGGGTTGATCACATCGATCACCGAGAGGTAGTCCTGCAGCTTCAGGTCGCTGTAGTCCGGGGTGCCCACCTCCGTGTGCGGAATATCGGCGTCCGTGCTTCCGTTAACGTACCGTACTTCGCCATCCTGGAGCAGGAACGTCCGCTGCAGCTGTTCCACGTGTCGCTGGCCCTGCAGGTGCTCCAGCAGCTTCAGCCATGGTCCTTCGCCATCATCCAGGGTTACAAAATCAATGTACTTAAAGAGGCGTGGCTCGCGCAGGCTGCGCAGTTCCGTATTTGGATAGCCGCCGCCCATCATCGTTTTCAGCTGCGGGTACTTCTCTTTTATGTACTTGGCCATGCGCAGGCCGCCGTAGAGGTTGCCGGGGAAGGGGATGGAAAAGCCAACCACATCCGGCTTTACCTGCTGCAGGCGCTCTTCCAGCAGCTCCAGCAGCAAGGTATCCACCATATTCGGCGCTGGTTGCAGGGCTTCTTCCAAGGGGTCAAAGCTGGTGGCCGACATCGCCAGGCTCTCCGCATAGCGGCTAAAGGCAAAATAGGGGCAGATGGTTTCCTTAATCAGGTCGCCTAGGTCCTCCAGGTATAATGTGGCCAGGTAGCGGGCCCTGTCGGTAATGCCCATGCTTCCGAAAGCCCAGTCAATGTCCTCCACCTGGTCGAAGCGCGAGGCCTCCGGTAAAAACCGGCTGTAGCTTATCTGCTGCGCCAGTGTGTGGTCTTTGTTCTGCAGAAAGCGGATAACCGGCTCTATGGTGCTCAGGTACTCCCGCTTTAGGCGCAGCATGCGCAGGCTGTTGTCCGACAGCTCGTAGGCACCTTGCTCAATGGAGGCAAATATCTGCTGCAGTCCGCTGCGCGAGAACATGCGCAGTACCAGCTCAATGCCCATGTCGGCCTGCGTTACGCTGTAGCCCCGCCCGCCCAGAAAACCTTTCAGGTACGCGGTAGCGGGATACGGCGTGTTGAGCTGTGTGAGCGGGGGCGTGATGAGCAGTATAGTTGGCTTCTCCAAGGTAAGTATAGCTTTAAAGTATAACTGGCGGCGGCAGGGCCGATTACAAAAGTACAGAGTTTCTGACGCATAATCTAAACGCCGCCGCCATTGCAACAGTGCGGGTGGCACAGTGGTTCAGCAGTGAGGGGGAAGCATGTAACTATATCTACAGATATAAGTATAACTATTATCCAGTATTTTATGTAAATATTTTTATAAGTTTGTTTATTTTACTTATCTTTGATAAGTGGTAGGATATTGAAGGATAATGACTTACTCTCTGATGCTACAACGATGGACTATTCGGCTATGAGTATGCGAAAAACACTACACATGCTGCTGACCCTGGCACTGCTGATACTGGCTGCCTATGTGCTGCACTGGCAGGAAACGGAAACGCCATACGAGGATGCCTCTGCGGCGGCGGCCCTTAAAGCGGCGCCCGTGGCGTTGGCTAAACAGGCTGACTGCTGCCTGCGCCACGCGCTCCAGGCCACCCAGGGAGACACCGCTGGGGACTTGCTGGCGATGGAGCCCGGCAGAGTGCTCCGTAAAGACGAGCTGCTGCATCATGCCGACAGCTCGCTGCATCCTATTGCTGCCACATACCTGAAGATGCCACTAACTAACTGATACCCTTTAAAAGCAAAAGCCTGCGACGTACTGTCGCAGGCTTTTCTGTTTTATCTGTTTCCCCGAAGGAGGTTATTTCCTCCACACCTTCGCCACGCCGTAATTCACTCCGGGCACGATCGCCAGCACCGTTACAGAGATCATCACGAAAAATACAAAGAAACTGCGCAGCCACCGGCCCGGAAAGTCGGCGTGCAGGCCGAAGGTATACAGCTCCAGCGCCGATGCCAGCAGCAGGCTTGTGATGGCGATAAGCAGCAGCCTGCGGCGCAGCTGCGGTTTTATGGCGACTCTTTTCATAGGCTTTCACGAAAGGGGCAAAGGTACGCTGGCGGCCGGCACAATAAAAAGTCAGGCGTGCCCTTTTTCCGCCTCTTCCTCCTCGCGGCGGCGTGGTGGCTGCTGCTGGTCGTCGTCTGCCGCTTTCTGGGGCGGAGGCCCTTGTTTGTCCTGGCGTACTTTCTCCACGTCGGACGAGTCGTCCTTTGTGGTCTCCTGGGGTGGTCGGTGTTGCTTGTTCTCTTCCATGGCAGGTTTTAACGTGTGGTTTATGCTGATGTACGGACTGCCTGCCCCAGCGATGCGGATTTTAACTATAAACCGGGACAGGACGTACATAAAAAGGCGGCGATGCAACGCAGCGGCCGCACCATGTTAAACTGAAACCGCTGAACAGCATGAATATGAGTAAACTAAAAACAACTATACTTAGCTTAACTGTTGCCGCCTTCTTCGCGTGCGGCCTTACAGCCTGCGACAAAGGGACCAGGCCGGGAGAAACGAACGTGGAACGCAGCGACATCAAAGACGCAGGCGAGATGATAGGGGAAGAGGGAGACCAGGATACGCGCTATGAAGACACCGATAGTCTGGAAAAGTACTATGACCATGCCGACCACGAAAACCACAGCGACAACGACAGGGAAGCGCTCGGCGACGGTGCCTACGACGGCAAGGGCGACGGCATCGAACGGGGTGAACTGGATCAGTAGAACTCTGCTGTAAGTATAAAAAAGGCAGCCTCCGAACAGAGGCTGCCTTTTTTTATACTTGTTGTGGAGGCGTCTAGTTAAAGACGAAGCCATTCGGGCCAATGCCAACCTTAAAGCTGGTCACCTGCGTGCCGTCCGGGCGGTACACATACACGGTGCCGTCGCCGGTAAAGCCGTTCTTCTCACCGCCATAGATATAGCCGTTGTCCGGGTCAACGCCCAGGCCGTAGAAGCTGCGCTCAACAACAGCGGAGTGGCTAAGGCTCTCGGCGTTTACGTCCTGCTGATACACTTTGCCGTCGTAGATATAGTAGAGCTTGTTCTTGGGGCCGTTCAGCACCAGCTGGCTTGCAGATGCCGCTACATCCGGGAAGGTATAGGTGCCGAGTACGGCGCCGTTTGCACCGTTGAGTTTGGTTAATGCGCCGGCAGTGCTTTGTGCAGGGTCTACCTCTGGGTAATTGGCGTAAACTTTGTTGCCGCTGCTCAGTACCCACAGGTTATTGGCGGCGTCTACGGCGATGCTGGTTGGATAGTCGGCCACCGGTATGGTCTTCTCCACCGCGTCTGTCGCTGTGTTGATAACGGAAACGGTGTTGCTGCCCTGGTTTACCACATAAAGCTTGCCGCCTACCACGGCCAATTGCTCCGGCTGCACGCCTACGTCGATGGTTTTGGTAACGGTGTAAGTGCTCAGGTCTACCACGGAAATGCGGCCGGTAGGGTACACGAAGGTGGTCGGGTCATAGTTGAGCCACTCTGTAACGTAGCCTTTGTCGTTGTTTAACGCTGCAAAGTAGCGCGGCTGATTCAGGCTTTCTACTGCTCCCACACTTTTAAACGTGGCAGCGTTCACCACTTCCATCTTATTGCTGTTGTTAACCACGATAAAGGCACGGTCTCCATAGATGGTCATGTACTGAGCCACATCACCAAGAAAACGACCGTTTGTAGTTTCGAAAACCTGCTGCTCTACCTGGGCTGTATTGTTGTTGTAGAAGGAAATAGAAGCATTCGAGTTTGTGAAGTTACCCTCGTTTACAACAAAGACGCCATCCTCGGCATAGGCACCGCTTGGGCCGTCGTTGTCATCGTTGCAACTGCTGAAGGCAAAAGAACCGATTGCCAGCGTGGCAGCCAGAAAAAAGCTGCGGAAAGAGTTTAATTTTCTCATTATGGTTTAAGTATGGTATAAGTTAAGGGATGATAAAGCGAATGCTGAAGGTATAGCCACGCGGAGGCATAGCCCGGGACACCATGGTCTGGTAGGCAGCGTTGGTCACATTGTCTGAGCGGAGCGTGAGCAGCAGCGAGTTCTGCCCGAGCTGCAGCTTCCGGGTCAGGGCCAGGTGCAGGAGCAGGAAGCTGTCGAGGCTGGTGGTTTCGGAGTTGCTGGTGTAGCGCAGCCCGGTATAGTTCAGGTTGCCAAGCAGCGTCCAGTTACGGTAGGCCGCCTCCGTAGAGAAAATAGCCTTGTGGCGCGGCACGTACATGAGCTGCTTGCCTTTGTCGCCGCTGCCCTCGTACACCTCCACCTGCTCAGAGGAGGTGTAAGTATAAGCGGCCGTGCTGTTGAGCTTTACCCCGGCCAGCGTAGCCGTGGCAGTCGTGCTGACCTCAACGCCCTTGCTCTCCACTTTGTGCAGGTTGGTTGGCCGCCATACGTCGCCTGCACCCGGTGCCCACTGTATCCAGTCGTCCACCAGCATGTAGTAGGCAGTGGCCTCGGTCTGCAGCAACAGCGTGTTGCCCTGTACCAGCACGTGGCGCAGGCCCAGCTCGTGGTTCCAGCCCTGCTCGGGGCGCAGTTCCGGGTTGCCTGCCCCAACCCAGAAGCGGTCGTTGAGGGTGGGCACGCGGTAGCTGCCGCTGGTGTTGCCCTTGAGGGAAACCTGGTGCCGATTGCTGTTGAAGAATTTCCAGTTGAAGCCCAGGGCGGGCGTTGGCGGCGGGTTAAACCCCTCTACCAGCGCCTGCCGCAGGTTAAGCGTTAGTTGCAGCGGCTGCACCGGGTCGTAGCGGAAGAGGGCAAACAGGGCGGCGCGGTTTTCGTCTGCCTGCGCCTCATAGCCGTCGTTCTCTGCCACAAACCGCTGCAGGTTCACGCCGCCACGCAGGCTCCAGCGCGCTCCGTGGGTGTATGTCTGCTCTGCCTGCAGCTGGTAGGTGCCCACCTCTGCTTTGGAGTTATTGCTAAGGTCGGTGAAGTGCAGGTAATCATTAAAGAAAGCCGCTTTCACGCTTGTCTGGCCCAGTTGGCTCTGGTGCTGCAGCTCTGCCATCAGGCGCAGGCTTTCGTCGAGTTGCCTGGAGTTGGTGTTGGCCGAGCCCATGGCCGGCTGCAGCTCCCGGTCGGAGAAAGTGTACCAGCCGTGCACGGCCACCTCTGTTTTAGGGGACAGGTGCCAGCGCAGGTCTTGGGTAAAGCCACGCTGCTCCACCGCCGCATGCTCCTCCCGTACTTCCGGAGCTTTGTACCGGCTAAGGTCTTTGAACTTAAAGTTATTCTCGGTTATGTGGCCGTAGGCACTGAGGCCGTAGGAGAACTTCCTGCCGCTGTACCCTATGCTGCCGCTGCCGAAGTACCGGCCAAAGCTACCCGCCTCCAGCTTCACGTCGCCTCCCAGCCCACGTGTTTTATACTTGGGGGAGTTGAGCAGCACTGCCCCGCCGATGGCCCCGCTGCCATACATAGCCGCCGCAGAGCCGTGCTGCAGGGCCACTTCGCCAAGGCCGCTGAGGGGCAGGGTGGAGAAATCGGTCAGGCCTAAAGTGGCAGGGGAGATGTTGAGGCCGTTCCAGAGCACAGCCGTTTGGGAGGCGTTTGTCCCCCGAAACGATACTGAGGAGATGCCGCTGGCACCGTAGCTCTTAAAGTAGATCGGGGAGCGTGCCTGCAGTGCCTCAGCCAGTGAGCTGGAGCTGTAGGTGCTCAGAAAGGTGCTGTCTACCTGCACCACGCGGCTGCCGGCGGCAAACACTTCGGCAGGCTTGCCGAAAACCTCTACAGTGCGCAACTGGTGCTGCGTAGTGTCTTGTTGCGCCGCTGCGCTGGTAGCAATGCCACTCAGGCAGGCGCAAAGCCATACATTCAGGAAAGAGAATTGAGCCAAAATACGTCTTGCTTATATCCCGAAGCATGCCGCAGGTAGAAAGGCAGGAACAGCAAACGCAGAGACGCAGCAGTGACCGTGCAGCTTTTTACCCGAAAGCATACGACTAATTAAATGTCGGACTGGCAGGTCTCCTGGCTCTCTTCAGTTAATCCGCCTTCCCATGCCGCAAGTGCTGCACAGTGGCCGTTGGTTCTGGATTAACCTCTTTTTTTGAAGATGACAGTTGCGGGAACAGCGCAGGACTTACACCTGCTTCCCTTTTAAGGCTATAACCACGGCAGTAGTTACGGCCACCAATCTGGGCGCAAAATTAGATATTTTTATTATCAATTAGAAATTAAAAATCAGGGCTGAGGAGGGGAGGCTGGGGGAAGCCTTGCCCGGAAGCTAATCGGTGCAGGGATGGGAGCTACTCCAACAGAAAAGCTCATGGGCCGTATCGGAATACGAGACCCCTAAACGAATAACTGACTTGAAGCTCCCGAAATCATTTTACACCCGCCCGGACGTGGTGCAGCTGGCACAGGAACTGCTGGGCAAGTACGTGTACACCTGTGTGGACGGCATGCTGACCGGCGGCATGATTGTAGAGACGGAGGCGTACGCCGGAGAGAACGACAGGGCCTGCCATGCCCACATGAACCGCCGCACCCGCCGCACCGAGATCATGTACCACGAAGGCGGTGTGGCTTATGTATACCTGGTGTACGGCATGTACCACCTGTTCAACATCATCACCAACAAGCAAGATAAAGCCGATGCTGTGCTCGTGCGGGCCATAGAGCCAGAGGTAGGGGTGGAGGAGATGCTGCTTCGGCGGGGGATGCAAAGTATAAAACCCAACCTGACCGCCGGCCCCGGTGTGCTGAGCATCTCACTGGGCATTGACAAAAAGCTCTACGGCGCCGACCTAACGGGCAGTACCATTTGGCTGGAAGACAAAAATGTAACGTTGCCCCCCGAAAGCATCGCCACCGGCCCCCGCGTTGGCATAGACTACGCCGGTGAGGATGCGCTGCTGCCATGGCGCTTCTGGGTGAAGGATAGCAAATGGGTGAGTAAAAAACGGTAGTTGCTCCCGTCACCTGCGGGAAGTATAGGAGAGAATTAGTGTAGTGCTTGCCTGCCTTAAGGTCTGCCGGGGCTCTTCTGCATGATGGTGATGCCGGTGTTGCCGACCAGTTTTAAGTGCACCTGCCAGCCCAGGTCCAGGTAAAAATCGACGCGGTCTGTTGCCACCAGGTATAGCTGCCCGAAGCCGAGCTGAGCGGCATGCTGCTCCAGGGCCTGTACCAGCTGTGGCCCCACGCCCTGCCTGCGGTACTGCGGGGCTACGTATAAGGCCGCCAGCCAGGGTGTCAGTTCGGGTAGCTCGTCCACGCCGTCGCTCTCCAGCAGCAGCACCGACCCTACAGGCACGCCCTTATCCAGTGCTATCAGCGTGGCGGGAAAGCCCTTGCCCTGCAGGTGCTCGCGCAGGGGCGCCTTTACGACCTCCTCCGTATTGCCGGGCTTCTTCCACCATTGGTTGTAGATCCAGTTGGCTACCGTGTCGAAATGCTCAGGCACTTCGTGCAGGTGCTTAATTGTTATGTTCTCTATTCCTGCCAACATCTGTTTTATGGCTGCTTTAATCCGATTGCTACTCGAAAAGAATAGCTAATATAGTTTAATTCCGAAGCAACTGTTACACGGCGCGTGTGATGGCAATGTTATTTTTTGAGCTGCTAACATGCCGCCTGCCCTTCCGCTGCACCAGCCCTGTAGGGTTATGATAGCTCGGAGAAAGGGCGTACAGGGGCGAAAACGAAGCCAGCCACAGCATCAGGTGCTGTGGCTGGCTATTTTTATTGGTGTAAGGCTTGGCTAGCGCTTCTTGCTTTCGCGGTCCTGCTCATTGTCTGTGCGGCCCTGCGGTGTCTGCCTTTTAGAGAGGTCGGTGTTTGTTACGTCCTGCTCCAGGCTGTTGCCAATGTCCTTTTTGTTGCCTTTGTTCTTGTCAGTCAGGTCAGACTGCTGTTTTTTATTTTGATCTTTCATGGTTCTCGTAGGTTAAATAAACTGTTCTTACTCCTCGGAGGCGCCTTTCTTGCCTGCGCTCTCAGAGCCGGCGGCAACGCTTTGCCAGCCTTTGCCCTGCGTTGGCTTGTTTTGGTTGCCTGTTTTAGAAGCAGTTTGGGTCTGGGCGTTAGGGTTGCGAGGGTTGTTGTTACTGTTTCTCAGCGAAGCCTCCACAGCAAGTCTGCTCCCTTTTTTACCCGCCTCAAACGATTTCTCAGGGTTGCTTGCAAAGCCGTGGAACTCTGTGTGCTTGTTCTTTTCTCCTTTCATTTGTTTTCGTAGTTTTTAGGTGAAACAATCAGCCTCTTGTGCAAGGCCGTCTACAGGTGTACGTCAGCCATGGGCTCATGTTCAGCTGTTTAGCTTAGTACTTCTTATCGCTGTTTTCTTCGGCGTCCTTGCTGGAGCGGATGTTCGTGATGCCGCTGCCACCGCCAACAGTAGGCGAGGTAGCGCTGTTCTGTGAACTGGTGGCGCTTTCCTTTACCGATTTACCGGGCTTCATGGTCCGCGAGGTCTCGTTCACATCCTGCTTCATTCTGTCTTCCTGGTTTTTATCCTTCTCTTGTTTCATAGCTGTTAATTTAAAGTCGTACATGATAAAGGGCCATGCCGGGGCCGGCCTCTATACTTTGTACGGGGTAGCTATGGGCTTGTTGAGAAGAGTAGGGGGCGAAAGGAACCGTCAGGCTTTCTCGCAGACGAGCACAACAGGCTTCTGGTGCATGTCGGTGGTAAAGAACAAGTAGGTGTGGCCGCCCTCTTTAAGGCCTGTCTTCCTGCGGATATCGGCTACAGACTCCGGGAAGTTGCGCACCGTGATGTTGGCTTTCTTGCCAGGCAGCTGCCGGAGCAGTTCCTTTTTACTGTAGCGGCTCACGTGCAGGCACCTGAAGCTTCGGCCCGGGAAGTGGGGCAGCAACTGCCGCGAAGTGTAGAGGTGGCTGTTGGGGTGCAGCTTGCCCAGCTGCAGGTGCTGGCCCAGGTAGCGGTAAGCGCCGGCCTTAAGTAGGGCCGCGTTGGGTTCATACACAAACTCGAGCGGGTCGGTGTAGGCTGGCGTGGCAGCCTCTTCCTGCGCGCGGGTAAAGGTAAGCAGCTGTGGAGTGGCCTGGG includes:
- a CDS encoding B12-binding domain-containing radical SAM protein produces the protein MEKPTILLITPPLTQLNTPYPATAYLKGFLGGRGYSVTQADMGIELVLRMFSRSGLQQIFASIEQGAYELSDNSLRMLRLKREYLSTIEPVIRFLQNKDHTLAQQISYSRFLPEASRFDQVEDIDWAFGSMGITDRARYLATLYLEDLGDLIKETICPYFAFSRYAESLAMSATSFDPLEEALQPAPNMVDTLLLELLEERLQQVKPDVVGFSIPFPGNLYGGLRMAKYIKEKYPQLKTMMGGGYPNTELRSLREPRLFKYIDFVTLDDGEGPWLKLLEHLQGQRHVEQLQRTFLLQDGEVRYVNGSTDADIPHTEVGTPDYSDLKLQDYLSVIDVINPMHRLWSDGRWNKLTIAHGCYWKRCSFCDITLDYINRYDVAPATLLVDRIEQIIAQTGQAGFHFVDEAAPPAPLRDMAIELIRRGVKISWWGNIRFEKTFTPDLCRLLAASGCIAVSGGLEVASDRLLALMEKGVSIEQVARVTDSFTQAGIMVHAYLMYGFPTQTAQETIDSLEVVRQLFLNNVIQSGYWHRLSMTAHSPIGKNPEKYGVVKVGPEEGLFANNDLWHEDPTGTDHSLFGQGLAKAIYNYMHGVALEEPLSFWFDFKTPRPKLRPDLIYNAIQQPPKPDAERRNARALWLGGMPEIEFTMYAKKGETLERCLLTFFEKAEDFQVKTTATIGQWLFDALQKVRPEDQPVTLKQLEETFPGEAHLHFSEFLSSPTWFELREKGLLLL
- a CDS encoding DUF2798 domain-containing protein, with the translated sequence MKRVAIKPQLRRRLLLIAITSLLLASALELYTFGLHADFPGRWLRSFFVFFVMISVTVLAIVPGVNYGVAKVWRK
- a CDS encoding YncE family protein: MRKLNSFRSFFLAATLAIGSFAFSSCNDDNDGPSGAYAEDGVFVVNEGNFTNSNASISFYNNNTAQVEQQVFETTNGRFLGDVAQYMTIYGDRAFIVVNNSNKMEVVNAATFKSVGAVESLNQPRYFAALNNDKGYVTEWLNYDPTTFVYPTGRISVVDLSTYTVTKTIDVGVQPEQLAVVGGKLYVVNQGSNTVSVINTATDAVEKTIPVADYPTSIAVDAANNLWVLSSGNKVYANYPEVDPAQSTAGALTKLNGANGAVLGTYTFPDVAASASQLVLNGPKNKLYYIYDGKVYQQDVNAESLSHSAVVERSFYGLGVDPDNGYIYGGEKNGFTGDGTVYVYRPDGTQVTSFKVGIGPNGFVFN
- a CDS encoding TonB-dependent receptor plug domain-containing protein, producing MAQFSFLNVWLCACLSGIATSAAAQQDTTQHQLRTVEVFGKPAEVFAAGSRVVQVDSTFLSTYSSSSLAEALQARSPIYFKSYGASGISSVSFRGTNASQTAVLWNGLNISPATLGLTDFSTLPLSGLGEVALQHGSAAAMYGSGAIGGAVLLNSPKYKTRGLGGDVKLEAGSFGRYFGSGSIGYSGRKFSYGLSAYGHITENNFKFKDLSRYKAPEVREEHAAVEQRGFTQDLRWHLSPKTEVAVHGWYTFSDRELQPAMGSANTNSRQLDESLRLMAELQHQSQLGQTSVKAAFFNDYLHFTDLSNNSKAEVGTYQLQAEQTYTHGARWSLRGGVNLQRFVAENDGYEAQADENRAALFALFRYDPVQPLQLTLNLRQALVEGFNPPPTPALGFNWKFFNSNRHQVSLKGNTSGSYRVPTLNDRFWVGAGNPELRPEQGWNHELGLRHVLVQGNTLLLQTEATAYYMLVDDWIQWAPGAGDVWRPTNLHKVESKGVEVSTTATATLAGVKLNSTAAYTYTSSEQVEVYEGSGDKGKQLMYVPRHKAIFSTEAAYRNWTLLGNLNYTGLRYTSNSETTSLDSFLLLHLALTRKLQLGQNSLLLTLRSDNVTNAAYQTMVSRAMPPRGYTFSIRFIIP
- a CDS encoding DNA-3-methyladenine glycosylase, coding for MKLPKSFYTRPDVVQLAQELLGKYVYTCVDGMLTGGMIVETEAYAGENDRACHAHMNRRTRRTEIMYHEGGVAYVYLVYGMYHLFNIITNKQDKADAVLVRAIEPEVGVEEMLLRRGMQSIKPNLTAGPGVLSISLGIDKKLYGADLTGSTIWLEDKNVTLPPESIATGPRVGIDYAGEDALLPWRFWVKDSKWVSKKR
- a CDS encoding GNAT family N-acetyltransferase, translating into MLAGIENITIKHLHEVPEHFDTVANWIYNQWWKKPGNTEEVVKAPLREHLQGKGFPATLIALDKGVPVGSVLLLESDGVDELPELTPWLAALYVAPQYRRQGVGPQLVQALEQHAAQLGFGQLYLVATDRVDFYLDLGWQVHLKLVGNTGITIMQKSPGRP